TAAAAAATGGCGTTACTACACTAACAACTCCACCAACCCAAAGTGCAAATATTAAACTTACGATTGCTACTAACGGGCCTAATACAACAATAAATTTCAACAAACTAAGACCTATCGCCGCGAGTACAGCCCTTGTTATATTTGAAGTTGATGGATCCTTTTTCATCTCATCAAAACGATACAAAGCAAGCAGCTCTTTCGCAATTGTTTTCGGTGCACCAAGCCCTTTTATAATTTCAGATTCTGTTTTCCCCTCTTCGAATCCAAACTGAAAATGCTCTTCATAATCGTATAAAATATCCTGTCTTTCCTCTTCTGGTAGCTTTCTAAGATGTCCTAATAATTCCCTGAGAAACTGTTCTTTATTCATCCCATTACACCTCTTCAATAATTTCTTGTACGCCCTTCGCAAAATCGCGCCACTCTGTTACAAGTAAATTGAGTTGATTCTCCCCTTGATCCGTTAGTTGATAATATTTACGCGGTGGCCCCTCTGTTGATTCTTTTAAATATGTTTGGAAATACCCTTCTTTTGTTAAACGACGTAACAATGGATATACTGATCCTTCCGATATTAAAAATTTATTGGAGATTTGCTGAACAAGCTCATAACCATAGCAATCTTTTCGCTTTACAAGTGCCAATACGCAAAGTTCGAGCACACCTTTTTTAAACTGAACGTTCAACGATAATCCTCCTTTCTAAGTAGTACTATTCAATACAAGGTACTATCGTTATCCATAATATACCATCAACTACTATTTATTGCAAGGTACTGTTTTTTACATATTTCTCTTAGCGAATCTTGTCTGTTCTTTCACTTATTATTAACACATACAATTGATGGGTGTGAAAGCAACAATCATATTTTACATTAAGTACAAGAGCGATAATTCCTTTTAATGGAACGATCGCCCTGTTTTATCTTCATCTCACTTGATCTACAATCCCTATCGAAATAACTTATTTTTGGGATCAAATATTCACAGCAGCCTCCTCTAATAGCCCTCATCTCTATTTACCGAGCTAAAAAGATACTTATCTCATTAAAACAATAGGGCATTCCCCATAACTATTAAAATACCTTATTATTTTTTAATCACTTCCATCTTCGTACAAGCATATTATGTTGTATATCTATTTTGTAAATACAATGCATATGAAAAACAGGATTTTATAAAATAATACAAATTTGGAGCTGATGTATATGAAAAAAGTACCTATTGTAGTAAAAGTTCCTCCTGATTCAAAAGTTAAAGTTTCATTTTTTTCACGCTATAACAAGGAAATTAAAAACGTATCTTTAATTAATCAAACCCTTAAACCTCAGTGTCAATCTATCGTTGCATATCCAAACTATAAAAGGTACACCACTCAAGTACAACCATTATCAAATTGCTAATAATTCATTTACCCCCCTAGGTAACTGGGGTCTTATTTTATTTCACGGGTGGTTTTTTAATCAAGCGAATAGTACATGCAAATTATATTAATGTATATTCACATATAAGCAACCGGATTGATAAATTTAAAAGGCCATAAAAAAACTGAACTAATTCCCCATAAAAATCGAGCAATTATCGGACAGCTAATAACACACACATGTCCACAAATAGAATTTGGTATACTTAATTTAAGGGAGGAATATAGTTTGAAGGTTGTCAGATCTATTTTTAGAGGATTTCGTTTATTAAGTAAAATCATAACCCCTATATTACGTACTTTATCAAAAAGTAAATTTTAAAGGCTACAATATAAAAAGTCCGGTTCACAATGAACTACTCTCAAATTGATAAACTAGTTCTAACTATTAGAGAACATTTCATTAAAGAGAAAGCTTTTTCAATTACTTCACATATACATAGACTTCTTCCGTAATTATATAGTATGCTATACTTCATTTTTCTCTACTTTAGATATTTACATTTTTTCTTCTTGCCTCATAATTTTAATCGGGAAAGGGAGGAAGAAAATGGTTCAAATAAAAGTTACGCCTGAAGAATTAGAACGAGCTGCAAAACGGGCAAATGATACAAAACACGTGTTAGAATCTATACATAAAAATTTATGTGATCAAATTGATTACATGTGCTATCAATGGACGGGCGCGTCAAATCAAAATTTCCTTCAAATGTTCAATAACGCAAGACCATCCGCATTCACAGCAATTAATGCACTTTTACATGTTGAAGAAGAATTAAAGAGAATTGCTGAGAAATTCCGTGTAGCAGATAGTCAAGATGTAACAACTCAAAAAGGAACTACACCTAGTACAGCACCTGAAAAATCTCTCTTTGAAAAAGTTTGGGATGGTATGATAGATGGTGCAGGAGATGCTGTTGGAGATACAATTGACGGTATAAAGGCATTAGGAGACTGGGAAACTTGGGAAGGCATGGGCTACACCATTACCCATTTAGATGAAGCGCTATGTGGGATGCGTTATCAGATTCCTTTAATAAAGATGTTATAAATGGGGATGCAGAAACCCGCGCAAGATGGGGATCGTACGCTTTAACACAAATTGGATTAGGATTCATTGGAGATAAAGGTGTCAGCAAAGCCGCTAAACTAGCTCAAGGCGCTAAATTCTCTCAAGGTATATCAAAAGCTGGACAATTACTTAATAAAGGCGACAACTTAGCCTTTGCAGGTAGTAGTAATGGTATCAGATCAGGATTTGACAGTACTTTCTTTAGACAAGCTGAGGAAAGACTATCAATCTATCAGTTTGCTAAAGGTGAAGGTAATGTAGGTACTACCACGAAAGCTGTAGAAGTTACTCCAAGTTTTAACCGTGAAAATTTATCAGAACATATAGGCGAAGGGTTTACTTCACAAATAGATCGTGTTTTAAATGAAGTAGATATGTCTCGTGAAAAATTCTATGACTTACAACAAAAGATGCACACGGAGCTCTCACCAGAAGAAATTCAAATGATGAAAACAATCCGTGACAGCGTACCTGCACCAACTACAGATACTTCAATGCAAAAAGTCATTACATTAGATGGAGTAGAAGGATACTTAAAAGCGGATCGACCTTATAATACCATTGGGGGATGTATTGCAAAAATGGAAGATGTTCAAGACATACAATTACCTAAAGATGTTTATAATTCTTTACGTTTGGATTATGAAGGAACACCTTATACTACTTCTAGCGATTATGCTGTACTTAGATTTAAGACTGACGGCATCGATGAATTTAAAATCCCCTATGCGGAAAGTTTTGCTGATGATCTTCATGTAAAATCAGACATAACTCCTCCGCAAACTGGTCACGGATTTACCGCATCAACGACTGATAAAATTATTCCAGAATATGAAGCTCCTAGGGGAACATTTTTAGAGCCAAGAGACGGAGCGGAAATTTACACAGTAATTAATGGCGAAGAAAGATTAGTCGGAGTATATCGTGAAAAATACCAGCGTTTTATTCCAGCAACAAAATAATTAAGTAGGTGATACAATGATTAAAAGAGGAAAATATGGCATTTATAAAGGATCTGAGTATAGAATAGTGGAAACAAATAATGGTGTAGAGCTTATCTCTAAGAATGAATCTGATTTATTACAAGGTTTCATTCGTGATGATTGGGATGGGAGTATTTTCTGTAAAGATGTACAAAAAAACGAATTGGAGCTAGCATATTATATTACCCCATATGTTTTGTATAAAGGTCGAAAATTTGGCATTGCTGCTGGAGATGGTAGCACCGACTCAGTCATTATCGGAACGACTTACAAATCAGAAGCTGATGAATTGGGTATGAAAAATGTTAACAAATCCGAATATGAGATGTCTGTAAACTTAAAAGATGTTGAGTTAATTGAAGAAAAAAAGCCTATCTGGGGATTTACACTAGATAAAGAGAATTAATTATAACAAATAAAAGCAGAACCTTATGAGCACAAAGGTTCTGCTTTTATAATTCTCGCCTCACATACACATGGGATGGATTAGCAGTTACATAGTATGCTTTGCTATTGTGTAATTTGTACTGTGACGGATCCAATGACTGTAACTTTTGTATCAATTGTAAATCCTAACCCTGTATCTACAGTTTCAGCCACATCTATATCTTGCCAAAATGGAGAATCATAGAAACGTAGGCTATTTACTTCGAAAACAACACGTTTCCCTACAATAAATGAATCCACTGTACTTTTTTTATCAAACTTTATATAAGAAGAATCGTATTTAATCCATTGCTCTCTACCTAAGTTTAGCCATCCATCTTTTTCAGCCCACACAACATATCCTGCAGGTTTATTTAATTGACGAATTTTAGAATAGCTTGTACCTGGTCCCTTACGTAATCTTATACTCATGGTTAGTGCGATTGTTCAAAGAAAATACAAGAATAACCATTTAGATTTTTAGATATGACAGACTACAGCAATTACTCTGTTATTATCCCCTCTTCAACAGATCTGACACCGATAGTGCAATAAGAAAAAATAGAATTTTTCTTTATTGAAATAAACTATTTTGGTTCATCTTTTTTACAAACGGTTTAACTTTGTTATAAACGATTAAACTTTATTTCAAATCCACAATTAGGAGACATATGATTTTTTGTAGGGGAATTACTTCTCTTTCAAATAAAAGTGTTTTATCCACAAAATAAAGAAACCCTCAACACGTTGTATGTCAAGAGTTTGAGTCTCTTAGTATAGAGACATATATTGATCGCGTTCCCATTGGTGAACTTGTGTGCGGAATATATCCTTTGAATTCATCAAGTTTTAAATTGAACCAAAAACGTTGATTTATCAAGGTTTTATAAACGTGATATTTCATTATGATTCATCACTTTTTTTAATTTTGCGGGTAATTTGTGGGTGGGTTTGTGGGTGCCCAAAAAATAAAACAAACCTAAATAAGTTAGGCTTGTTTTATTTTTTCATCTGTTCTTTCCTCTTAAAATATCTTCTTTTAAAAAATTCGTTATAGTTTAATAATTTTTTATAAGTGAAAAAGACAGGACGTTGTCGTACATCCTGCCTTTTTTATTTTATATACTTAACTGCTTAGTAATTATATATTCCTTTAATAACTGATGGGGGTAATTTTTTATTTATTAGATTCCTGTACCATGTTCTGAATATGATATGATATTTTCTTGTTTCAGTGTAGGTGCTGCACTTTTTTCAATACTAGGACTATTTAAACCCAACGATAATACTGCAATACCGATTAAACCCATTAATGTAATTCTAATCTTTTTCATTTTAAACGCCCCTTTTCTTTTAATAAAGTTCTAGCTTCATGGCTTAAGTGATAATACTCACACGCCTTATCCCTCACACCCACATTATACCATTTACCTGCTAATAATTCGGTATAAATTTGAATATCTTTCCACAATTCTTGCTCTTTAAAATACGAAAGTGCTTCATTTACAATTCCTTCTAATTTTTCTATAGATTCATTGTTATTTATACACTCCATAATATTTAGGTGATAACTATATTCTTGATTACAATCCTTCAAGCCCTCTTCAATATAAAAAGCTGCATCTTTATGCTGTTTTAACTTAATATGTTCTCGAGCTAATAGAAATATTACCCTTCTTTGATAGTGCAATCTTGTATGTTGACAGGCTTTATATACTTCCTTTAAATGGCGTATAGCTGAATCCGATAAGTTTTGCTCGGCATACAGTACTCCTAAATTAC
The DNA window shown above is from Bacillus clarus and carries:
- a CDS encoding PadR family transcriptional regulator, which codes for MNVQFKKGVLELCVLALVKRKDCYGYELVQQISNKFLISEGSVYPLLRRLTKEGYFQTYLKESTEGPPRKYYQLTDQGENQLNLLVTEWRDFAKGVQEIIEEV
- a CDS encoding Phr family secreted Rap phosphatase inhibitor yields the protein MKKIRITLMGLIGIAVLSLGLNSPSIEKSAAPTLKQENIISYSEHGTGI
- a CDS encoding DUF1700 domain-containing protein is translated as MNKEQFLRELLGHLRKLPEEERQDILYDYEEHFQFGFEEGKTESEIIKGLGAPKTIAKELLALYRFDEMKKDPSTSNITRAVLAAIGLSLLKFIVVLGPLVAIVSLIFALWVGGVVSVVTPFFIIIKIVMGTFLWVDLFVSITFVGVGLLLCIVAYYSTHWFKKLCVRYVNWNFKMIKGE